The following are encoded in a window of Nomia melanderi isolate GNS246 chromosome 6, iyNomMela1, whole genome shotgun sequence genomic DNA:
- the LOC116430146 gene encoding uncharacterized protein LOC116430146 isoform X1, which produces MSTQGTELTNCLVTRDVETILDETQGNRADILEYLSVLINEDNNENGRMQELILDEQLLSGTTLTAVTLPDGTQAFMANNSNNDADSKNQTTLELDNGDTILFRDVSEFADGKSFWLELDHAMRLQARNITVENEENAYPRVEFIDGTAYVVTGHLDVGKDLWEIESGKLSKKDSKILLNKLSTSRIRHPCPREGCSKVYSTPHHLKVHERSHTGQRPYRCTYPKCKKSFSTGYSLKAHSRTHTGEKPYKCSNEACDKSFKTSGDLLKHVRTHTGERPFLCPFDGCGRSFTTSNIRKVHVRTHTGERPYKCTQPKCGKAFASATNYKNHIRIHSGEKPYVCSIENCGRRFTEYSSLYKHHLVHTQQRPFECKVCFRRYRQSSTLIMHKRTAHALVDNDDNVDIFFQEPISDPSVRAKDRRKTNLTREQNDSPPLKITGKDRQIQIHSKAIDDLNDNETQILLVGDPSQIAALQKIELNGGFDEPEIDTSFEELNIKIEDIELGWN; this is translated from the exons ATGTCCACGCAAGGCACGGAACTTACGAATTGCCTCGTTACTCGAGATGTCGAGACTATACTGGACGAGACACAG GGCAATCGTGCAGACATTTTGGAGTACCTGTCGGTTCTGATTAACGAAGATAACAATGAGAACGGACGAATGCAGGAATTAATATTGGATGAACAGTTGCTAAGTGGCACTACATTGACAGCTGTAACACTACCCGATGGGACACAAGCATTCATGGCGAATAACTCTAACAATGACG CGGATTCAAAGAATCAAACGACACTAGAATTGGACAATGGAGATACTATATTATTTCGGGATGTATCAGAATTTGCAGACGGTAAGTCATTTTGGTTGGAATTAGATCATGCAATGCGGCTGCAAGCACGTAACATTACCGTAGAGAACGAAGAGAATGCCTATCCAAGGGTGGAGTTCATAGATGGCACAGCCTATGTGGTAACGGGTCATTTAGATGTCGGCAAAGACCTATGGGAAATCGAGAGCGGCAAACTTTCTAAAAAGGACTCTaagattttattgaataaactCTCCACATCGAGGATCAGACATCCTTGTCCCAGGGAAGGCTGTTCAAAAGTTTATAGTACACCCCATCATCTTAAG GTGCACGAACGATCTCATACTGGTCAACGACCATACCGATGTACATATCCGAAGTGTAAGAAGAGTTTCTCGACAGGATACAGTTTGAAGGCGCATTCGCGTACGCACACGGGAGAGAAACCTTACAAATGTTCGAACGAAGCCTGCGATAAAAGTTTTAAAACTTCAGGAGACTTGTTAAAGCATGTGCGAACGCACACCGGGGAACGGCCTTTTCTGTGTCCATTCGATGGTTGCGGTCGCTCTTTTACTACGAGCAATATCAGGAAG GTTCACGTGAGAACACATACCGGCGAACGTCCGTATAAATGTACACAACCGAAATGCGGCAAGGCTTTCGCCAGTGCGACTAATTATAAAAATCACATTCGAATCCATTCTGGCGAGAAGCCATATGTCTGCTCTATCGAGAATTGCGGAAGAAGATTCACCGAGTATTCTAGTCTTTACAAACATCACCTG GTCCACACACAACAGAGGCCGTTCGAATGTAAAGTCTGCTTTAGGAGATACAGACAGAGCAGTACTCTTATAATGCACAAAAGAACGGCACACGCGTTAGTCGATAACGATGATAACGTGGACATTTTTTTCCAAGAACCAATCTCAGACCCTTCCGTTCGGGCTAAAGATAGGCGAAAGACGAACCTTACTCGGGAACAAAACGATAGCCCTCCTTTGAAG ATTACAGGGAAGGACAgacaaattcaaattcattccAAAGCGATCGACGATTTAAACGACAATGAAACACAGATATTACTAGTTGGCGATCCCTCTCAAATCGCAGCGTTGCAG AAAATCGAGTTGAACGGTGGTTTCGACGAGCCTGAGATCGACACCTCGTTCGAAGAACTGAACATAAAGATCGAAGACATAGAACTTGGATGGAATTAG
- the LOC116430146 gene encoding uncharacterized protein LOC116430146 isoform X2 produces MSTQGTELTNCLVTRDVETILDETQGNRADILEYLSVLINEDNNENGRMQELILDEQLLSGTTLTAVTLPDGTQAFMANNSNNDADSKNQTTLELDNGDTILFRDVSEFADENEENAYPRVEFIDGTAYVVTGHLDVGKDLWEIESGKLSKKDSKILLNKLSTSRIRHPCPREGCSKVYSTPHHLKVHERSHTGQRPYRCTYPKCKKSFSTGYSLKAHSRTHTGEKPYKCSNEACDKSFKTSGDLLKHVRTHTGERPFLCPFDGCGRSFTTSNIRKVHVRTHTGERPYKCTQPKCGKAFASATNYKNHIRIHSGEKPYVCSIENCGRRFTEYSSLYKHHLVHTQQRPFECKVCFRRYRQSSTLIMHKRTAHALVDNDDNVDIFFQEPISDPSVRAKDRRKTNLTREQNDSPPLKITGKDRQIQIHSKAIDDLNDNETQILLVGDPSQIAALQKIELNGGFDEPEIDTSFEELNIKIEDIELGWN; encoded by the exons ATGTCCACGCAAGGCACGGAACTTACGAATTGCCTCGTTACTCGAGATGTCGAGACTATACTGGACGAGACACAG GGCAATCGTGCAGACATTTTGGAGTACCTGTCGGTTCTGATTAACGAAGATAACAATGAGAACGGACGAATGCAGGAATTAATATTGGATGAACAGTTGCTAAGTGGCACTACATTGACAGCTGTAACACTACCCGATGGGACACAAGCATTCATGGCGAATAACTCTAACAATGACG CGGATTCAAAGAATCAAACGACACTAGAATTGGACAATGGAGATACTATATTATTTCGGGATGTATCAGAATTTGCAGACG AGAACGAAGAGAATGCCTATCCAAGGGTGGAGTTCATAGATGGCACAGCCTATGTGGTAACGGGTCATTTAGATGTCGGCAAAGACCTATGGGAAATCGAGAGCGGCAAACTTTCTAAAAAGGACTCTaagattttattgaataaactCTCCACATCGAGGATCAGACATCCTTGTCCCAGGGAAGGCTGTTCAAAAGTTTATAGTACACCCCATCATCTTAAG GTGCACGAACGATCTCATACTGGTCAACGACCATACCGATGTACATATCCGAAGTGTAAGAAGAGTTTCTCGACAGGATACAGTTTGAAGGCGCATTCGCGTACGCACACGGGAGAGAAACCTTACAAATGTTCGAACGAAGCCTGCGATAAAAGTTTTAAAACTTCAGGAGACTTGTTAAAGCATGTGCGAACGCACACCGGGGAACGGCCTTTTCTGTGTCCATTCGATGGTTGCGGTCGCTCTTTTACTACGAGCAATATCAGGAAG GTTCACGTGAGAACACATACCGGCGAACGTCCGTATAAATGTACACAACCGAAATGCGGCAAGGCTTTCGCCAGTGCGACTAATTATAAAAATCACATTCGAATCCATTCTGGCGAGAAGCCATATGTCTGCTCTATCGAGAATTGCGGAAGAAGATTCACCGAGTATTCTAGTCTTTACAAACATCACCTG GTCCACACACAACAGAGGCCGTTCGAATGTAAAGTCTGCTTTAGGAGATACAGACAGAGCAGTACTCTTATAATGCACAAAAGAACGGCACACGCGTTAGTCGATAACGATGATAACGTGGACATTTTTTTCCAAGAACCAATCTCAGACCCTTCCGTTCGGGCTAAAGATAGGCGAAAGACGAACCTTACTCGGGAACAAAACGATAGCCCTCCTTTGAAG ATTACAGGGAAGGACAgacaaattcaaattcattccAAAGCGATCGACGATTTAAACGACAATGAAACACAGATATTACTAGTTGGCGATCCCTCTCAAATCGCAGCGTTGCAG AAAATCGAGTTGAACGGTGGTTTCGACGAGCCTGAGATCGACACCTCGTTCGAAGAACTGAACATAAAGATCGAAGACATAGAACTTGGATGGAATTAG